One Gaiellales bacterium genomic window, CGCGTGAGCGCTACGCGGTGGGCGACGTTCGATTGCTACGGAACCCTGATCGACTGGAACGGCGGCCTGTCCGCGGCGCTGGCGGACGTATTCGGACCGGAGGCCGACGTTCCGCGCCTGCTCACCCGCTACCACGAGCTCGAGCAGCGAGTCGAGGGCGAGCGCTACCGGACGTACCGCGAGGTGCTCGACCTCTGCCTTGCCGGCATCGCCAGGGACGAGGGCCGTGCACTCGGTGACGGCGAATCGACTGCGCTGTCGGAGTCGCTCCCCCGCTGGCCGGCGTTCGGGGAGGTGCCGGAGTCGCTGGCGGAGCTGCAGCGCCGGGGATGGAAGCTCGCCATCCTGTCGAACTGCGACCGCGACCTGATTGCGTCGTCGCTTCCGCGCCTCGGCGTTCGCTTCGACCGCGTGATCGTGGCGCAGGACGTCGGCTCCTACAAGCCCGCGCATGGGCACTGGCAGCGGTTTGGCGAGCTCACCGGCGCCGACCCGGCCCGTCACCTCCATGTCGGCGCGAGCCTGTTCCACGATGTCGCCCCTGCCGGGCAACTGGGCATCCCGTGCATCTGGGTCAACCGCCTCGGCGAGCGGGCCGAGCCTGTGCCG contains:
- a CDS encoding HAD family hydrolase — its product is MSATRWATFDCYGTLIDWNGGLSAALADVFGPEADVPRLLTRYHELEQRVEGERYRTYREVLDLCLAGIARDEGRALGDGESTALSESLPRWPAFGEVPESLAELQRRGWKLAILSNCDRDLIASSLPRLGVRFDRVIVAQDVGSYKPAHGHWQRFGELTGADPARHLHVGASLFHDVAPAGQLGIPCIWVNRLGERAEPVPEREIPDLRGLADAADELVTA